From a region of the Cyprinus carpio isolate SPL01 chromosome A18, ASM1834038v1, whole genome shotgun sequence genome:
- the LOC109079947 gene encoding transmembrane protein 53-like isoform X1: MSFIQKIGYFFKRQISRVQMTLSGFLWCQWRRDSPAIMLSRAATMAGITAHKISKRITFLANDVAGTPTDCVSPTHPKPILLLLPWLGSKPQAIAKYCDIYFRTGFDVLVVESEVSQFLWPRWGLEYGGHVLELLESERFSQRPLLVHAFSIGAYTFAQVLVHVANDTQRYQGLTNRIRGHIYDSIVMGSLEHMANGLGKTIFPRMEGLVKSASLLYFHVFKNQTVGYFSSAISVFSNTPVMAPALFFYSENDALCDYESLEKMVEFWKSQGRIVESKKWKESVHAGHLRAHPQDYLSILENFVKSLNMVPLKAKM; encoded by the exons ATGTCGTTCATCCAGAAGATTGGATATTTCTTTAAAAGGCAGATTTCTAGAGTTCAGATGACATTGAGCGGATTTCTTTGGTGCCAATGGAGACGTGA CTCACCTGCTATCATGCTTTCCAGAGCGGCCACCATGGCTGGGATCACTGCTCACAAGATCAGTAAACGCATCACCTTCCTCGCCAATGATGTCGCTGGGACTCCCACGGATTGTGTTTCACCTACTCACCCTAAACCCATATTGCTGTTACTGCCATGGCTGGGCTCCAAACCGCAGGCCATTGCCAAGTACTGTGATATTTACTTTCGCACAGGCTTTGATGTTCTTGTCGTGGAAAGTGAGGTGAGCCAGTTCTTGTGGCCCCGCTGGGGGTTGGAGTATGGTGGCCATGTGCTGGAATTATTAGAGAGTGAGCGCTTCTCACAGCGCCCCCTACTGGTCCATGCTTTCTCCATAGGTGCCTATACATTTGCTCAGGTGCTTGTTCATGTGGCCAATGACACACAGCGTTACCAAGGCCTGACAAACAGGATCAGGGGTCACATCTACGACAGCATTGTCATGGGATCGCTCGAGCATATGGCCAATG GTCTGGGTAAAACCATATTTCCCCGGATGGAAGGTCTCGTGAAGTCGGCTAGCCTTCTGTACTTTCATGTCTTCAAAAACCAGACAGTTGGCTACTTCAGCTCAGCGATCAGTGTTTTCTCGAACACTCCTGTGATGGCACCTGctcttttcttctactctgaaaACGATGCACTGTGCGATTACGAGAGCTTGGAGAAAATGGTGGAGTTCTGGAAGAGCCAGGGCCGAATTGTCGAGAGCAAGAAGTGGAAGGAGTCGGTTCATGCAGGTCATCTGCGTGCACACCCTCAGGATTATCTGTCCATACTGGAGAACTTTGTGAAGTCTCTTAACATGGTGCCTCTGAAGGCCAAAATGTGA
- the LOC109079947 gene encoding transmembrane protein 53-like isoform X2 has protein sequence MLSRAATMAGITAHKISKRITFLANDVAGTPTDCVSPTHPKPILLLLPWLGSKPQAIAKYCDIYFRTGFDVLVVESEVSQFLWPRWGLEYGGHVLELLESERFSQRPLLVHAFSIGAYTFAQVLVHVANDTQRYQGLTNRIRGHIYDSIVMGSLEHMANGLGKTIFPRMEGLVKSASLLYFHVFKNQTVGYFSSAISVFSNTPVMAPALFFYSENDALCDYESLEKMVEFWKSQGRIVESKKWKESVHAGHLRAHPQDYLSILENFVKSLNMVPLKAKM, from the exons ATGCTTTCCAGAGCGGCCACCATGGCTGGGATCACTGCTCACAAGATCAGTAAACGCATCACCTTCCTCGCCAATGATGTCGCTGGGACTCCCACGGATTGTGTTTCACCTACTCACCCTAAACCCATATTGCTGTTACTGCCATGGCTGGGCTCCAAACCGCAGGCCATTGCCAAGTACTGTGATATTTACTTTCGCACAGGCTTTGATGTTCTTGTCGTGGAAAGTGAGGTGAGCCAGTTCTTGTGGCCCCGCTGGGGGTTGGAGTATGGTGGCCATGTGCTGGAATTATTAGAGAGTGAGCGCTTCTCACAGCGCCCCCTACTGGTCCATGCTTTCTCCATAGGTGCCTATACATTTGCTCAGGTGCTTGTTCATGTGGCCAATGACACACAGCGTTACCAAGGCCTGACAAACAGGATCAGGGGTCACATCTACGACAGCATTGTCATGGGATCGCTCGAGCATATGGCCAATG GTCTGGGTAAAACCATATTTCCCCGGATGGAAGGTCTCGTGAAGTCGGCTAGCCTTCTGTACTTTCATGTCTTCAAAAACCAGACAGTTGGCTACTTCAGCTCAGCGATCAGTGTTTTCTCGAACACTCCTGTGATGGCACCTGctcttttcttctactctgaaaACGATGCACTGTGCGATTACGAGAGCTTGGAGAAAATGGTGGAGTTCTGGAAGAGCCAGGGCCGAATTGTCGAGAGCAAGAAGTGGAAGGAGTCGGTTCATGCAGGTCATCTGCGTGCACACCCTCAGGATTATCTGTCCATACTGGAGAACTTTGTGAAGTCTCTTAACATGGTGCCTCTGAAGGCCAAAATGTGA